The region ACCCCGACCGCCGGCTGCTCGACAAGGCGGAGTGGGTCGACGAGCACTTCGTCACGACCGGTACGCCGGACGGCCACGGCTTCACCAAGGAGAACAAGGCCAAGAAGACGGCGTACTACTACTTCGACCGGGGGCCGAAGGGCGTGGTGCGGTCCGTCGTCCTGGACACGGTCGCCCCGTCGGGTGACCAGGGCGCGATGGACAGCAAGCAGTTCAGCTGGCTGCTGCGCCTGCTCGACCGGAGCAAGAACAAGCTCGTGGTGCTGTACAGCCACCACCCGCTGCAGTCGTTCACCGACGAGAACATCGCCACGATGATCCGTCAGGAGCTGACCAGCCGCCCCCAGGTGATCGCGTGGGTCAACGGCCACACGCACCGCAACCAGATCTGGGCCTACCCCCGGAAGAAGAAGGGCAAGGTGGTGGGCGGGTTCTGGGAGATCAACACGGCCTCGCACATCGACTGGCCGCAGCAGGCCCGCCTGATCGAGATCGCCAACAACAAGGACGGCACGCTGTCGATCTTCACCACGATGATCGACCACGAGGGCCCGACGCAGTTCAACGGCGACCTGACCAGCCCGATCCAGCTCGCGGGCCTGTCCCGCCTGCTGTCCGCCAACGACTGGCAGGAGCGCGAGGAGCACCGCCGCGGCAAGCGCACCGACCGCAACGTGGAGCTGCTGCTCCCCGCCCCGGCCTTCCTCTGGAAGAAGAAGAAGAAGAAGAAGAAGTAGGTCGGGTCCGGTCCCTCGGGGACCGGTCAGGACTCGGTCGCGGCGAGCTGGCCGCAGGCGCCGTCGATCTCGCGACCGCGGGTGTCGCGGACGGTGGTCGAGATGCCCTTAGCCTCGAGCCGGCGCACGAACTCACGCTCGTCGGCCGGGTCGGAGGCGGTCCACTTCGACCCCGGCGTCGGGTTGAGCGGGATCAGGTTGACGTGCACCCAGCCCCAGTCGCCCCGCGCCTGCAGGACGTCGGCGAGCAGGTCCGCACGCCACGCCTGGTCGTTGATGCCGCGCATCATGGCGTACTCGATCGAGACGCGGCGCTTGGTGACCTTCGCGTAGTTCCAGGCGGCGTCGACGGTCTCGTCGACGGAGTAGCGGGTGTTGATCGGCACCAGCTCGTTGCGCAGCTCGTCGTCCGGAGCGTGCAGGCTGAGTGCCAGCGTGACCGGGATGCCCTCCTCGGCCAGCTGCAGCATCCGCGGCACCAGGCCGACCGTCGACACGGTGATCCCGCGCGCGCTCATGCCGAGGCCGTCGGGCGTCGGGTCGGTGAGCCGCCGGACGGTGCCGATGACGGCCTTGTAGTTGGCCATCGGCTCGCCCATGCCCATGAACACGACGTTGGAGACGCGTCCCGGTCCCCCGGGCACCTCACCCCGCGCCAGCGAGCGGGCGCCGGCGACGACCTGCTCGACGATCTCGGCGGTGGACATGTTGCGCTCGAGGCCGCCCTGGCCGGTGGCGCAGAACGGGCAGGCCATGCCGCAGCCGGCCTGGCTCGAGACGCAGACCGTGGCGCGATCGGGGTAGCGCATCAGCACCGACTCGACGAGCGCGCCGTCGAACAGCTTCCAGAGCGTCTTGCGCGTCGTGCCGCGATCCGCCTCCATGGTGCGCAGCGGCGTCATCAGGCTGGGCAGCAGGCCGGCGACCAGCTCGTCGCGCTGGCTTGCCGGCAGGTCGGTCATCTCGGCCGGGTCGTCGACCAGGCGCGCGAAGTAGTGGGTGGAGAGCTGCTTGGCGCGGAAGCCCGGCAGGCCCAGCTCCTTGAGCCGCTCGACCCGTTCGTCGGGGGTGAGGTCGGCGAGGTGCGGCGGCGGCTTCTTGCGGCCACGCGGCTCGTCGAAGACGAGGGGAAGGGGGGTGCGCTCGGACATCTGGACGATTCTCCCACCCCGCCCGCGCCGGACGCGATTCTTGGGCAGGCTCGGCTCAGGCCTCGCGGGTGATCATGTACCAGAGCACGAGCGCGGCGACGCCGCCGACGACCAGCGCCGTGGCGACCATCCCGATCAACATGTAGATGCCGAAGCGTCGCGAGCGCGGCGCGATGACCAGGCCGATCGGCACCGCCAGCGTCACCAGCACGAACGGGAACAGCTGCTCGGCCGTGTCGTCGTCGACCAGGACGTGCAGCAGCGCGATGAACGCGCCGGGCACCAGGACCACGAACGCCAGCCCGGTGAAGAACCCGGTGAGCGACACGAAGGTCGGGTGGTCGCGGTGCCACCAGTCCGGCTGCCGCTCCGGGGCCGGCTCGCTCGGACCGGTGGGGTCGGTCTCCTGCTCGGTCGTCATCGCCTCGATGCTAGACGGGTCGTCCGCCGTACCACCGTCTATGGGCGCGTGTCAGGCGGACGACTCGGTCACGTGAAGACCGCGTAGTGGAGCAGCAGCCAGATCGGCGCGACCGTCGCGAGCAGGGAGTCGAGCCGGTCCATCAGGCCGCCGTGGCCGGGGATCACCTGGCTCATGTCCTTGATGCCCAGGTCGCGCTTGATCACCGACTCGCACAGGTCGCCGAGCGTGGCCATCACGACCGCGATCAGGCCCAGCGCGAGGCCGACCCACCAGTCGCCGTCGAGCAGGTAGACGACCAGCGCCCAGCCGGCCACGAGGCAGAAGACGACCGACCCGGCGAAGCCCTCCCAGGACTTCTTCGGCGAGATGACCGGGGCCATCGGGTGCTTGCCGAACAGCACCCCGGCGACGTACCCCCCGGTGTCGGAGGCGACGGTGATCGCGATGAACGCGATGATGCCCTGCACGCCCGGGTCGTCGAGGCCGTGGGCGTTGACGCCGCCGCCCTCCGCGAGCAGGAGCGCGACGAACGAGCCGAGGAACGGCACGTAGATCAGGCTGAAGACGGAGGCCGTGGCGTTCTGGACGTAGCCGTCGATCCCCCGGCGCAGCAGCCAGAGCATCGTCATCAGGGCGGCGACGGCCGTGGCGGTCACCAGCGCCGGAGCGCCCCAGAAGTACGCGACGACGACCATGACGACGCCACCGAGCATCAGCGGCTGCTCGGGCAGGTCGATGCCCTTGGCGCCGAAGCCGCGCTGCAGCTCCCAGATCGCGACCACGACCGCGATGGCGACGATCACCATGAACGCCGTCTTCCAGAAGAGCAGCGACAGCAGGATCGCGGCCACCAGGACGAAGGCGGAGGTGAGGGCGGCGGGAAGGTCCCGGCCGGCGCGACCGTGGTCCTTGATCGCCGGCGTGGTGGTATCGCTCATCAGTTGCCGATCCGCTCAGACCTCGAGCAGCTCGGCCTCCTTGCTCTTGAGCAGCTCGTCGATGGCGTCGGTGTGCTTCTTGGTGATGCCGTCGAGCCGCTTCTCGGCGCCGGTGACGTCGTCCTTGCCGACCTCGCCGTCCTTCTCGAGCTTCTCCAGGCCCTGCTTGGCCGTACGACGCAGGTTGCGCACGGCGACCCGGCCGTCCTCGGCCTTGGCCCGGGCGACCTTGACGTACTCCTTGCGGCGGTCCTCGGTCAGCTCCGGGAAGTTGCAGCGCAGCACCTTGCCGTCGTTGGACGGGTTGACGCCGAGGTCGGAGTCGCGGATGGCCCGCTCGATGTTGCCCATCGCGCCCACGTCGTACGGCTGGATCAGGATGATCCGCGCCTCGGGGGCGGTGAAGGACGCGAGCTGCTGCAGCGGGGTCGGGGTGCCGTAGT is a window of Nocardioides conyzicola DNA encoding:
- the rlmN gene encoding 23S rRNA (adenine(2503)-C(2))-methyltransferase RlmN, which gives rise to MSERTPLPLVFDEPRGRKKPPPHLADLTPDERVERLKELGLPGFRAKQLSTHYFARLVDDPAEMTDLPASQRDELVAGLLPSLMTPLRTMEADRGTTRKTLWKLFDGALVESVLMRYPDRATVCVSSQAGCGMACPFCATGQGGLERNMSTAEIVEQVVAGARSLARGEVPGGPGRVSNVVFMGMGEPMANYKAVIGTVRRLTDPTPDGLGMSARGITVSTVGLVPRMLQLAEEGIPVTLALSLHAPDDELRNELVPINTRYSVDETVDAAWNYAKVTKRRVSIEYAMMRGINDQAWRADLLADVLQARGDWGWVHVNLIPLNPTPGSKWTASDPADEREFVRRLEAKGISTTVRDTRGREIDGACGQLAATES
- a CDS encoding phosphatidate cytidylyltransferase, whose translation is MSDTTTPAIKDHGRAGRDLPAALTSAFVLVAAILLSLLFWKTAFMVIVAIAVVVAIWELQRGFGAKGIDLPEQPLMLGGVVMVVVAYFWGAPALVTATAVAALMTMLWLLRRGIDGYVQNATASVFSLIYVPFLGSFVALLLAEGGGVNAHGLDDPGVQGIIAFIAITVASDTGGYVAGVLFGKHPMAPVISPKKSWEGFAGSVVFCLVAGWALVVYLLDGDWWVGLALGLIAVVMATLGDLCESVIKRDLGIKDMSQVIPGHGGLMDRLDSLLATVAPIWLLLHYAVFT
- the frr gene encoding ribosome recycling factor, with amino-acid sequence MNDILNEADGKMAKSVESTREEFSAIRAGRAQPSMFSKIMVDYYGTPTPLQQLASFTAPEARIILIQPYDVGAMGNIERAIRDSDLGVNPSNDGKVLRCNFPELTEDRRKEYVKVARAKAEDGRVAVRNLRRTAKQGLEKLEKDGEVGKDDVTGAEKRLDGITKKHTDAIDELLKSKEAELLEV